The Dendropsophus ebraccatus isolate aDenEbr1 chromosome 10, aDenEbr1.pat, whole genome shotgun sequence genome has a segment encoding these proteins:
- the PRPS1 gene encoding ribose-phosphate pyrophosphokinase 1: protein MPNIKIFSGSSHQDLSQKIADRLGLELGRVVTKKFSNQETCVEIGESVRGEDVYIVQSGCGEINDNLMELLIMINACKIASACRVTAVIPCFPYARQDKKDKSRAPISAKLVANMLSVAGADHIITMDLHASQIQGFFDIPVDNLYAEPAVLKWIRENIAEWKTCTIVSPDAGGAKRVTSIADRLNVDFALIHKERKKANEVDRMVLVGDVKDKVAILVDDMADTCGTICHAADKLLSAGATKVYAILTHGIFSGPAISRINNACFEAVVVTNTIPQEEKIRHCSKIQVIDISMILAEAIRRTHNGESVSYLFSHVPL, encoded by the exons ATGCCGAACATCAAGATCTTCAGCGGGAGCTCCCACCAGGACTTGTCTCAGAAAATCGCTGACAGGCTGGGGCTGGAACTGGGGCGAGTGGTCACTAAAAAGTTCAGCAACCAGGAGACGTG TGTTGAAATTGGAGAGAGCGTGCGAGGAGAAGATGTTTACATTGTCCAAAGTGGCTGCGGGGAGATAAATGACAACTTAATGGAACTTCTGATTATGATAAATGCATGTAAGATAGCATCTGCCTGCCGTGTCACGGCTGTAATACCCTGCTTTCCATACGCACGCCAGGATAAGAAAGATAAG TCACGAGCTCCAATCTCTGCTAAGCTTGTTGCCAATATGCTGTCTGTGGCTGGGGCTGACCACATCATTACTATGGACCTACATGCCTCCCAGATCCAG GGTTTTTTTGATATTCCTGTGGATAACTTATATGCTGAACCTGCTGTCTTGAAGTGGATTCGAGAAAACATTGCTGAATGGAAAACTTGCACAATAGTGTCACCAGATGCAGGTGGTGCCAAGAG AGTTACTTCAATCGCTGATCGACTGAATGTTGACTTTGCTTTAATACACAAGGAAAGGAAAAAAGCAAATGAGGTGGATCGTATGGTTCTTGTGGGAGATGTGAAAGATAAAGTGGCCATTCTTGTTGATGACATGGCAGACacctgtggaaccatttgtcacGCAGCAGATAA gctTCTATCTGCAGGAGCCACCAAAGTGTATGCAATCCTGACACATGGTATATTTTCTGGTCCTGCCATTTCTCGGATTAATAACGCATGTTTTGAAGCTGTGGTGGTGACGAATACTATACCTCAAGAGGAGAAAATCAGACATTGTTCCAAAATTCAG GTCATTGACATCTCTATGATCTTGGCAGAGGCCATTCGCCGGACGCACAACGGGGAGTCTGTCTCTTACCTGTTCAGCCATGTTCCTTTATAG